A genomic region of [Eubacterium] eligens ATCC 27750 contains the following coding sequences:
- a CDS encoding DUF4012 domain-containing protein produces MNSRKESGFTYIVRTAFCYALSILIAIAFITIVSMGLDTMQMAGKAKSLKADLGELTASINEKDFERADVATDKLDSTVDDIDELLAGKTWRTAAKMPVVGEYVGAVDSLVDIVKIATGRMIKPALTVIQDYPLDSIKVGDEGFNTYTMEAYIGLLEELNPAINDIIGYLDDINIPDSLGGKVTEYTDKMTLITDAYAVAEDYLPLLKAFLGGGSDRTYLLAAQNSTEIRAGGGFPGSIGTITIVDGVLTIGDFNSVYDVLPYGTPASVGPSELENTLFGNWMHYPRDASFNPDFERVAEIWAKAYGNKSNTTVDGVISLTPTIIQRLLSYMGEVQLSDGTVLNGENATQMLQHDLYYKYFNNASYTDGTNDVVDSLFAETAKTTMSRLVDDFDLNKIAGYLSVFNAGAEDRTIMMWMADETEQQYVRDVGCSGGLNDNPENPEIGVYISGSDPCKLGWYVNVNTQIGEAQVNEDGTRTYDVTVTVENTIDNNTIKTAGTYILGSYEGAWRGYIHLFAPAGGTISDVKADSNGGFRKSKYENLEVAYNLNVMIYPQKSMNITYKVTTAEGVTTVPKVSMTPTLQGYR; encoded by the coding sequence ATGAATTCAAGAAAAGAAAGTGGATTTACATATATAGTGAGAACTGCATTTTGTTATGCGTTATCTATACTGATTGCAATAGCATTTATTACGATTGTAAGCATGGGGCTGGATACGATGCAGATGGCGGGAAAAGCAAAGAGTCTGAAGGCTGATCTTGGAGAACTGACAGCGAGTATAAATGAGAAAGACTTTGAGAGAGCTGATGTGGCGACTGATAAGCTTGACAGTACCGTTGATGATATAGATGAACTGCTTGCTGGAAAGACATGGAGAACGGCAGCAAAGATGCCGGTTGTGGGTGAATATGTTGGTGCAGTAGACAGTCTGGTTGATATTGTGAAGATTGCTACAGGAAGAATGATAAAGCCAGCTCTGACTGTAATACAGGATTATCCGCTTGATTCTATAAAGGTTGGGGATGAGGGCTTTAATACATATACCATGGAAGCATACATAGGACTTCTGGAGGAACTGAATCCGGCAATTAATGATATTATAGGTTATCTGGATGATATTAATATTCCGGATAGTCTTGGTGGCAAGGTTACTGAGTATACAGATAAGATGACATTGATTACGGATGCATATGCAGTAGCAGAAGATTATCTGCCATTGCTTAAGGCATTTCTTGGTGGTGGAAGTGACAGGACATACCTTCTTGCAGCACAGAACTCAACAGAGATTCGTGCGGGTGGTGGTTTCCCTGGTTCAATAGGTACAATAACGATTGTTGATGGAGTTCTTACAATTGGTGATTTTAACAGTGTGTATGATGTGCTGCCTTATGGTACTCCGGCATCGGTTGGACCAAGTGAGTTAGAGAATACATTATTTGGAAACTGGATGCATTATCCAAGAGATGCAAGTTTTAATCCTGATTTTGAGAGAGTTGCTGAAATTTGGGCTAAAGCATACGGTAATAAGAGTAATACAACTGTTGATGGCGTAATATCGCTTACTCCAACTATAATCCAGAGACTTCTTAGCTATATGGGAGAAGTACAGTTATCTGACGGAACAGTCCTTAATGGTGAGAATGCAACACAGATGTTACAGCATGACTTGTATTACAAGTATTTTAATAATGCATCATATACAGACGGTACTAATGATGTGGTAGATTCACTCTTTGCTGAGACAGCCAAGACAACTATGAGCAGACTGGTAGATGATTTTGACCTTAACAAGATTGCAGGTTATTTGTCAGTGTTTAATGCCGGTGCAGAAGACAGAACAATTATGATGTGGATGGCAGATGAAACAGAACAGCAATATGTCAGGGATGTGGGCTGCTCAGGAGGACTTAATGATAATCCTGAGAATCCGGAAATTGGTGTATACATCAGTGGTTCAGACCCATGTAAGCTTGGATGGTATGTGAATGTCAACACGCAGATTGGAGAAGCACAGGTTAATGAAGATGGAACGAGAACATATGATGTAACAGTAACTGTTGAGAATACTATTGATAATAATACAATCAAGACAGCTGGCACTTATATCCTTGGAAGCTATGAGGGCGCATGGAGAGGCTATATACATCTTTTCGCACCAGCAGGCGGAACAATATCTGATGTAAAGGCAGACAGCAACGGTGGATTTAGAAAGTCCAAGTATGAAAATCTCGAAGTTGCTTATAATCTTAACGTTATGATATATCCACAGAAGTCAATGAATATAACTTATAAGGTTACGACAGCTGAGGGAGTTACTACTGTCCCTAAAGTCAGCATGACACCTACATTGCAGGGATACAGATAA
- a CDS encoding DUF6512 family protein, with protein MNRVIKKLNITMIIGILAVWVSGSLFHFVYDWTGHNTLVGLFFPTNESTWEHMKLAFLPMNLYGIYTWYALKDRFAASGFAILLGANVATWAIPFLYYTYMGVLGFSKMWLDIATFFVAVLTGFAVEYHVLRHAGHESFVLGTWIMAIVDFVMAAAFVSCSYGAPALGIFAKP; from the coding sequence GTGAACAGAGTAATCAAAAAACTTAATATAACCATGATAATAGGGATTCTGGCAGTATGGGTGTCAGGATCCTTATTTCATTTTGTGTATGACTGGACTGGACATAACACATTGGTCGGGCTGTTCTTTCCAACCAATGAATCTACATGGGAGCATATGAAGCTGGCGTTTCTGCCAATGAATCTGTATGGAATATATACATGGTATGCCTTAAAGGATAGATTTGCAGCAAGCGGTTTTGCAATTCTTCTTGGCGCAAATGTGGCAACATGGGCAATTCCGTTTCTGTACTACACATATATGGGAGTTCTTGGATTTTCAAAAATGTGGCTTGATATTGCAACATTTTTTGTGGCAGTGCTAACCGGTTTTGCTGTGGAGTATCATGTGTTAAGACATGCCGGGCATGAGAGCTTTGTACTTGGAACATGGATTATGGCAATTGTTGATTTTGTGATGGCAGCAGCATTTGTTTCATGCTCATATGGCGCGCCTGCGCTTGGCATATTTGCAAAACCTTAA
- a CDS encoding GntR family transcriptional regulator yields MFTIDVMSRVPVYEQLIKQVEDQVLKGIMKEGDKMPSVRSLSMELSTNPNTIQKAYMELDRRGILVSVPGKGSFISAEALKIVGNQSKEKLSDLKEIVRKLAYAGVSKSEITDMIEEVYKKI; encoded by the coding sequence ATGTTCACTATAGATGTCATGTCGCGAGTGCCAGTCTATGAACAGCTTATTAAGCAGGTGGAAGACCAGGTGCTTAAAGGAATTATGAAGGAAGGCGATAAGATGCCGTCGGTACGGTCGCTATCGATGGAGCTGTCTACTAATCCGAATACAATCCAGAAAGCATACATGGAGTTGGACAGAAGAGGAATTCTGGTGAGTGTACCGGGAAAGGGTTCTTTTATATCGGCAGAGGCGTTAAAGATTGTCGGTAATCAGTCTAAGGAAAAGCTGTCAGATCTTAAGGAGATTGTAAGAAAGCTTGCATACGCAGGGGTGAGTAAGAGTGAGATAACAGATATGATTGAGGAGGTTTATAAGAAAATATGA